From Deinococcus radiotolerans, a single genomic window includes:
- a CDS encoding SMI1/KNR4 family protein, whose product MQLIERAVGRLFPENYLHVIRTQNAASFERQEFPVVTPDGPEDKSVAVLLSADSDEMDAESVPSQWRTLQDEHGLEPHVVPFGMDGGGNLVCFDFSAEGEPAVVYWQHDETWPPLPVAESFAAFLQQLS is encoded by the coding sequence TTGCAGCTCATTGAGCGGGCTGTCGGGCGGTTGTTCCCAGAAAATTACCTGCACGTGATTCGCACGCAGAACGCGGCCTCCTTCGAGCGGCAGGAGTTCCCGGTCGTCACGCCGGACGGCCCGGAAGACAAGAGTGTGGCTGTCCTGCTGAGCGCGGACAGCGATGAGATGGACGCCGAGAGCGTGCCGAGTCAGTGGCGCACCCTGCAGGATGAGCATGGGCTGGAACCGCACGTCGTTCCGTTCGGCATGGATGGCGGCGGGAACCTGGTGTGCTTCGATTTCTCGGCGGAGGGGGAACCGGCGGTCGTGTACTGGCAACATGACGAGACGTGGCCGCCACTTCCGGTGGCGGAGAGCTTCGCGGCCTTCTTGCAGCAGCTCAGCTGA
- a CDS encoding SMI1/KNR4 family protein, producing the protein MRDLMITDSEPPVRAADLDRFEQAHGLVIPAVYWAFLLKHNGGSPSPENFRVEMPPRPHTLRSHTDWFGTAVEFFLSLDAENVSIRVQWPYVTDGRLQSGMFPIAYCGGDLVCLSTREDTRDQVFYWFSEEEYDARAEGDRNLYFVAPDLGAFLNQLYD; encoded by the coding sequence ATGCGTGACCTGATGATTACCGACAGCGAACCGCCCGTGAGAGCCGCTGACCTCGACCGGTTCGAGCAGGCGCATGGCCTCGTCATCCCGGCCGTCTACTGGGCGTTCCTGCTGAAGCACAACGGCGGCTCCCCCAGCCCGGAGAACTTCCGGGTGGAGATGCCCCCTCGTCCGCACACACTCCGGAGTCACACCGACTGGTTCGGGACGGCCGTGGAGTTCTTCCTGTCCCTGGACGCGGAGAACGTCAGCATCCGCGTCCAGTGGCCCTACGTCACGGATGGGCGGCTGCAGAGCGGCATGTTCCCCATCGCCTATTGCGGCGGGGATCTGGTGTGCCTCTCGACGCGTGAGGACACGCGCGACCAGGTCTTCTACTGGTTCAGTGAAGAGGAGTACGACGCGCGGGCAGAAGGTGACCGGAACTTGTACTTCGTGGCCCCGGATTTAGGCGCCTTCCTCAATCAGCTCTATGACTGA
- a CDS encoding SMI1/KNR4 family protein, whose amino-acid sequence MGNDAITPVSAVFPDYRALFTRLADDLSRTLFVVKRFSLGEPLSPADIQALERGYELTDDLRAFYAQMNGQTLKWFLDPALSDADREAFFLECPDMDVENGGDGYASAAIRILPLRDVLTRDWGEDVYDQPNMGVHGQALSVADFHASMRPFELFSEYHACILAFREKKDPALFLLDDHYAVWDESRGTDVRSYLKFQLATKGQSDARKRWLSEYGGYDRRVRFGQ is encoded by the coding sequence ATGGGCAACGATGCGATCACGCCCGTCAGCGCCGTTTTCCCGGACTACCGCGCCCTGTTCACGCGACTGGCCGACGACCTGAGCCGCACGCTGTTCGTGGTAAAGCGGTTCTCCCTGGGTGAGCCGCTGAGTCCGGCGGACATTCAGGCCCTCGAACGGGGGTATGAACTGACGGACGACCTGCGGGCGTTCTACGCGCAGATGAACGGCCAGACCCTGAAGTGGTTCCTCGATCCGGCCCTGAGCGACGCGGACCGCGAGGCGTTCTTCCTCGAATGCCCCGACATGGACGTCGAGAATGGCGGTGACGGGTACGCTTCCGCCGCGATCCGCATCCTGCCTCTGCGGGACGTCCTCACCCGCGACTGGGGAGAGGACGTGTACGACCAACCAAACATGGGCGTTCACGGGCAGGCCCTGAGCGTGGCGGACTTCCACGCGAGCATGCGGCCCTTCGAACTGTTCAGCGAGTACCATGCGTGCATCCTCGCGTTCCGGGAGAAGAAGGACCCGGCGCTATTCCTGCTGGACGATCACTACGCCGTCTGGGACGAGTCCAGAGGTACGGACGTCCGCTCGTACCTGAAGTTCCAGCTGGCGACAAAAGGCCAGTCTGACGCGCGGAAACGCTGGCTGTCCGAGTACGGCGGCTACGACCGACGGGTGCGGTTTGGCCAGTGA
- a CDS encoding T6SS immunity protein Tdi1 domain-containing protein, translating into MHLPSGTPADVGAFLRRFGTSTFDRGFLRVIDPGEHREPYHPWLDLAADENGSDASRTYPFMRTAFGDVFYFDVEGEVGFISVVTGVMTNLRLESYLNRTLTRASDLDDLYLHCLFEATLERDGPLDAEQCFGILPPLALGGEINLDHVQKVGLREYLHLLSELI; encoded by the coding sequence GTGCACCTGCCCTCCGGCACACCGGCCGACGTCGGCGCGTTTCTGCGCCGCTTCGGAACGTCGACGTTCGACCGCGGATTCCTGAGGGTCATCGACCCGGGTGAGCACCGGGAGCCGTATCACCCTTGGCTCGACCTGGCCGCCGATGAAAACGGGTCGGACGCGTCACGGACGTACCCGTTCATGCGAACGGCGTTCGGCGACGTGTTCTACTTCGACGTGGAAGGGGAAGTGGGCTTCATCTCGGTCGTGACGGGTGTCATGACCAATCTGAGGTTGGAATCGTACCTGAACAGGACCCTGACCCGCGCGTCCGATCTCGACGACCTGTATCTGCACTGCTTGTTCGAGGCGACTCTGGAACGGGACGGGCCACTGGACGCGGAGCAGTGCTTCGGTATCCTGCCGCCCCTGGCCCTGGGCGGTGAGATCAATCTGGATCACGTCCAGAAGGTGGGGTTGCGCGAGTACCTGCACCTCCTGAGTGAATTAATCTGA
- a CDS encoding carbohydrate kinase family protein, which translates to MTTHGAADLLILGNVNVDLILGPLQQWPAEGQEVLVPTLQWRVGGNAGNAALACHALGLDARTVTPVGQDLAGQWLRAQLPAPAVVWLDCAAPTSVTAAFSHPGSERSFITYLGHLEHVTWRDLRPHLPRVRAALLAGAFLTPQLRAAYPELLRHLNAHHVPVALDFGWPDTGFTAAVQAEVLSWLPGVQHLLINELEATSLTGEPDVTAAAAALAAQMPPSAVVAIKRGADGVLAFHRGQLSVVHAPRVEVVDSVGAGDTWNAAYLQAVLRGQPLQAALQHAVAVASHAISTRPRHFLTQDAAPRTEEEPARPAVRAPGR; encoded by the coding sequence GTGACGACCCACGGCGCGGCCGACCTGCTCATCCTCGGGAATGTCAACGTCGACCTGATCCTCGGTCCCCTCCAGCAGTGGCCGGCCGAGGGGCAGGAAGTTCTCGTGCCGACCCTGCAGTGGCGCGTGGGCGGCAACGCCGGCAACGCGGCCCTGGCCTGCCACGCCCTCGGCCTGGACGCGCGGACGGTCACCCCGGTCGGCCAGGACCTCGCCGGGCAGTGGCTCCGCGCCCAACTCCCTGCGCCGGCCGTCGTCTGGCTCGACTGCGCGGCCCCCACCTCCGTCACCGCCGCGTTCAGCCACCCGGGCAGTGAACGCAGTTTCATCACGTACCTGGGTCACCTCGAACACGTCACCTGGCGTGACCTGCGCCCCCACCTGCCCCGCGTCCGCGCGGCCCTCCTGGCCGGCGCCTTCCTGACCCCACAGTTGAGGGCCGCGTACCCTGAGCTGCTGCGGCACCTGAACGCGCACCACGTTCCCGTCGCCCTCGATTTCGGCTGGCCCGACACCGGCTTCACCGCGGCTGTTCAGGCGGAGGTCCTGTCCTGGCTGCCGGGCGTTCAGCACCTGCTGATCAACGAGCTGGAAGCCACCAGCCTGACCGGTGAGCCTGACGTGACCGCCGCGGCCGCGGCCCTGGCCGCGCAGATGCCGCCGTCCGCCGTGGTGGCCATCAAACGCGGCGCCGACGGCGTTCTCGCCTTCCACCGCGGGCAGCTGTCCGTGGTCCACGCGCCCCGCGTGGAGGTCGTGGACAGCGTCGGGGCGGGCGACACCTGGAACGCCGCTTACCTTCAGGCCGTGCTCCGTGGACAGCCGCTCCAGGCGGCCCTGCAGCACGCGGTCGCGGTCGCCTCACACGCGATCTCCACCCGTCCGCGCCACTTCCTGACTCAGGACGCTGCCCCGCGCACAGAAGAAGAACCGGCCCGGCCTGCCGTGCGCGCACCTGGACGGTAA